One genomic region from Streptomyces venezuelae encodes:
- a CDS encoding ArsR/SmtB family transcription factor gives MQVPLYQAKAEFFRMLGHPARIRVLELLQNGPVPVRDLLNEIDIEPSNLSQQLAVLRRSGIVVSVRDGSTVNYALAGGDVADLLRAARRILTEMLAGQTELLAELRDTDTAVQASPPRR, from the coding sequence ATGCAGGTGCCGCTGTACCAGGCGAAGGCGGAGTTCTTCCGCATGCTCGGACACCCCGCCCGGATCCGCGTACTCGAACTGCTCCAGAACGGACCGGTACCCGTACGCGATCTTCTGAACGAGATCGACATCGAGCCGTCCAACCTGTCCCAGCAGCTCGCCGTTCTCCGCCGGTCCGGCATCGTCGTGTCCGTCCGTGACGGCTCGACCGTCAATTACGCACTCGCCGGCGGCGACGTGGCGGACCTGCTGCGCGCCGCGCGGCGCATCCTCACCGAAATGCTCGCCGGACAGACCGAGTTGCTTGCCGAACTCCGGGACACCGACACGGCGGTACAGGCGAGTCCGCCCCGGCGATGA
- a CDS encoding 3'-5' exonuclease, which produces MHHKSALLNIIDVEATCWDGQPPPGSVNEIIEIGLTVVDLPARRRVSRHRILVRPARSTVSDFCTALTGLTQAEVDQGVTFAEACRILSDEYEAGVRPWASWGEYDRRQFARQCQADGVPYPFGYPTDRTHTNAKAVFADAHGLRKRPGMAYALRIADLPLEGRHHSGEDDAWNIAALVLDLVTREAWPMTVPLS; this is translated from the coding sequence ATGCACCATAAATCCGCCCTGCTGAACATCATCGACGTGGAAGCCACCTGCTGGGACGGACAACCGCCCCCCGGGTCCGTCAACGAGATCATCGAGATCGGCCTCACCGTCGTGGACCTGCCGGCCCGCCGGCGCGTGTCCCGCCACCGCATCCTGGTCCGCCCGGCCCGGTCGACGGTGAGCGACTTCTGCACCGCACTGACCGGCCTGACCCAGGCAGAGGTGGACCAGGGTGTCACCTTCGCCGAGGCATGCCGGATTCTCTCCGACGAGTACGAGGCCGGGGTACGCCCTTGGGCCAGCTGGGGCGAGTACGACCGCCGGCAGTTCGCCCGGCAGTGCCAGGCCGACGGGGTCCCGTACCCCTTCGGGTACCCGACGGACCGCACCCACACCAATGCCAAGGCCGTGTTCGCTGATGCCCACGGGCTCCGCAAGAGGCCCGGCATGGCCTACGCCCTGCGCATCGCCGACCTGCCCCTCGAAGGCCGCCACCACAGCGGCGAGGACGACGCGTGGAACATCGCGGCACTCGTCCTCGACCTTGTGACCCGCGAGGCCTGGCCGATGACGGTCCCGCTCTCCTGA
- a CDS encoding cation acetate symporter, producing the protein MTSFSSEAQTMSLMAFIAVITVTLLLCVMTGPDRDDLGDFYTGYRSLSPVQSGLAIAGDYISAGTVLGTIGIIALVGYDGVTLALSTVLSLVLMMFLLAEPLRNAGRFTIGDVFTRRLPGPAVRITTAAVTLTALLPLVIFQLAGAGDLLSVVLGFDADGFKTGAIVFLGLLMIAYAAIGGMKGTAFIQIVKTVTLLGASLAIAALILNRFDFSLPSLLDAAKHGSGAGDSYLASGLQFGGNELDMISTQLTVVLGAAVLPQITMRMFTARSAAAVRRSMSWAVSTVVVTCLLIAVIGFGAAAIVGHQGIVAGDPQGKTAFLMVSQAVMGTDQTTVETLLFTAVATAIFLTLLASVAGITLACANTLAHDLITHGLRRKAQLKGSTEMAIARTAAAGVGLVAIAIAAGARHLNLQALLTLSFCIGASAVAPALIYSLFWRRYSRTGLLCTLIVGSVSAFILMTGSNLVSGSPQAIFPDQDFNWFPFTTSGILSAPLGFLAGWLGTVLNERDPADQRMQYEAVEETILAGTPAANSASAS; encoded by the coding sequence ATGACCAGCTTCAGCTCCGAGGCCCAGACCATGTCGCTGATGGCGTTCATCGCGGTCATCACCGTCACGCTGCTGCTGTGCGTGATGACCGGCCCCGATCGTGACGACCTGGGTGATTTCTACACCGGCTACCGCTCGCTCTCCCCCGTGCAGAGCGGCCTCGCGATCGCCGGCGACTACATCTCCGCCGGCACCGTGCTCGGCACCATCGGCATCATCGCGCTCGTCGGCTACGACGGCGTCACGCTCGCCCTCAGCACCGTGCTCTCGCTGGTCCTGATGATGTTCCTGCTCGCCGAACCGCTGCGTAACGCCGGCCGGTTCACGATCGGCGACGTCTTCACCCGGCGCCTGCCCGGCCCCGCCGTGCGGATCACCACGGCAGCGGTCACCCTGACCGCACTGCTGCCGCTGGTGATCTTCCAGCTCGCGGGCGCCGGCGATCTCCTCTCCGTCGTCCTCGGCTTCGACGCCGACGGCTTCAAGACCGGGGCGATCGTGTTCCTGGGCCTGCTGATGATCGCGTACGCGGCGATCGGCGGCATGAAGGGCACCGCCTTCATCCAGATCGTCAAGACCGTCACCCTGCTCGGCGCGTCCCTCGCGATCGCCGCGCTCATCCTCAACCGCTTCGACTTCAGCCTGCCCTCCCTGCTGGACGCCGCCAAGCACGGCAGCGGGGCCGGAGACTCCTATCTCGCCTCCGGTCTGCAGTTCGGCGGCAACGAACTCGACATGATCAGCACTCAGTTGACGGTCGTGCTCGGCGCCGCGGTGCTGCCGCAGATCACCATGCGCATGTTCACCGCGCGCAGCGCGGCAGCCGTGCGGCGCTCGATGTCCTGGGCCGTGTCCACCGTCGTCGTGACCTGTCTGCTGATCGCCGTGATCGGATTCGGCGCGGCGGCGATCGTCGGCCACCAGGGGATCGTCGCCGGCGACCCGCAGGGCAAGACAGCGTTCCTCATGGTCAGCCAGGCCGTCATGGGCACGGACCAGACGACCGTCGAGACACTGCTGTTCACGGCCGTGGCGACCGCCATCTTCCTCACCCTGCTGGCCTCCGTCGCCGGGATCACCCTCGCCTGCGCCAACACCCTGGCGCACGACCTCATCACGCACGGTCTGCGCCGCAAGGCGCAGCTGAAGGGCTCCACAGAGATGGCCATCGCCCGGACCGCCGCGGCGGGCGTCGGGCTCGTGGCGATCGCTATCGCCGCCGGTGCACGGCATCTGAACCTTCAGGCACTGCTCACCCTGTCGTTCTGCATCGGCGCGTCCGCGGTCGCACCGGCCCTCATCTACAGCCTCTTCTGGCGGCGCTACTCCCGTACGGGACTGCTCTGCACCCTCATCGTCGGCAGCGTCTCCGCGTTCATCCTCATGACCGGCAGCAACCTGGTGTCGGGATCGCCCCAGGCGATCTTCCCGGACCAGGACTTCAACTGGTTCCCGTTCACCACGTCGGGCATCCTCTCGGCCCCGCTGGGCTTCCTCGCGGGCTGGCTCGGCACGGTGCTCAACGAACGTGACCCGGCCGACCAGCGCATGCAGTACGAAGCGGTGGAGGAGACGATCCTGGCCGGCACACCCGCGGCGAACAGCGCCTCCGCGTCCTGA
- a CDS encoding DUF485 domain-containing protein has protein sequence MSYHQPFPGPPPVPQHHNAGRHRQEAASQSWEGGSPSWDTDPQAAWDSPPRAWDSSPQGWDSAQQPWSASPQPQQPAATGDRDDLHRLGSAYRRLRRVATFTALGYFVIFLFLSGYAPSMMTSTITGGLTTGLVLGLLQLPVALAAIALYERIARKNVDPLAAAIRERAEQAAAAAEPRPERVSRSGRPVWQQPTGGTRA, from the coding sequence ATGTCGTACCACCAGCCTTTCCCCGGCCCACCGCCCGTACCCCAGCACCACAATGCCGGGCGGCACCGCCAAGAGGCGGCGTCGCAGTCCTGGGAGGGTGGATCGCCGTCCTGGGACACCGATCCACAGGCAGCCTGGGACTCGCCCCCGCGAGCGTGGGACTCCTCGCCGCAGGGCTGGGACTCCGCGCAGCAGCCCTGGAGCGCGTCCCCGCAGCCGCAGCAGCCCGCCGCCACCGGCGATCGTGATGATCTGCACCGGCTCGGATCGGCTTACCGCAGGCTCCGCCGTGTCGCCACCTTCACCGCGCTCGGCTACTTCGTCATCTTCCTTTTCCTGTCCGGCTACGCCCCCTCGATGATGACCAGCACCATCACCGGTGGTCTCACCACCGGTCTGGTCCTGGGGCTCCTCCAGCTGCCCGTGGCGCTGGCTGCGATCGCGCTGTACGAGCGGATCGCGCGCAAGAACGTCGACCCGCTCGCCGCGGCGATCCGGGAGCGCGCCGAGCAGGCAGCCGCGGCGGCCGAGCCCCGGCCAGAACGCGTGAGCCGCTCCGGACGTCCCGTGTGGCAGCAGCCCACCGGAGGTACGCGCGCATGA
- a CDS encoding DUF5713 family protein, whose product MPITNQQVAGHAFLRQMYADSYFPDHVVDLGRAILLRLCERMEDEQPSDLEALYALTQAATEEFNRLEAEFEAAGSEIETVAREVIAEDFWFVASAYGFTDADVEELIATREW is encoded by the coding sequence ATGCCGATCACAAACCAGCAGGTAGCAGGGCACGCGTTCCTGCGGCAGATGTATGCGGACTCCTACTTCCCCGATCACGTCGTCGACCTGGGCAGGGCGATCCTGTTGCGGCTGTGCGAGCGGATGGAGGATGAGCAACCGTCGGATCTGGAGGCCCTGTATGCGCTCACTCAGGCCGCGACGGAGGAATTCAACCGTCTGGAGGCGGAGTTCGAGGCAGCCGGGAGTGAGATCGAGACGGTTGCGCGCGAGGTGATCGCTGAGGACTTCTGGTTTGTCGCGTCGGCATACGGGTTCACGGACGCCGATGTCGAGGAGCTGATCGCCACCCGGGAGTGGTGA
- a CDS encoding carbonic anhydrase, producing the protein MQPLIDNARRFGQRPEEFTPHAAGQFPGVLFVTCSDSRVVPALITGARPGQLFELRTAGGIVPPYGTGHPSGEAATIEYAVEVLGVEDVVVCGHSHCGAVGALVRGDDLSAVPAVRDWLAHAAPDGAPGRPDDPAVTDAVHGHVLAQLLRLRSYPCVERRLADGLLRVHGWYYEVHTGAVLEYRPGSDAFEAL; encoded by the coding sequence ATGCAGCCCCTCATCGACAATGCCCGCCGATTCGGACAGCGCCCTGAGGAGTTCACCCCGCATGCCGCGGGCCAGTTTCCGGGCGTCCTGTTCGTCACCTGCTCCGACTCCAGGGTCGTACCCGCCCTGATCACCGGCGCCCGGCCCGGTCAGCTCTTCGAACTGCGCACGGCGGGCGGCATCGTGCCCCCGTACGGCACGGGCCACCCCAGCGGGGAGGCCGCCACGATCGAGTACGCCGTAGAGGTCCTCGGTGTCGAGGACGTCGTCGTCTGCGGTCACTCCCACTGCGGCGCGGTGGGCGCCCTCGTCCGCGGCGACGACCTGAGCGCCGTGCCCGCCGTACGGGACTGGCTCGCCCACGCCGCCCCCGACGGAGCCCCAGGACGCCCCGACGATCCGGCCGTCACCGACGCCGTCCACGGCCACGTCCTCGCCCAACTGCTCCGCCTGCGCTCCTATCCGTGCGTCGAACGGAGGCTGGCGGACGGCCTCCTCCGCGTGCACGGCTGGTACTACGAGGTGCACACCGGCGCCGTCCTGGAGTACCGCCCCGGGTCCGACGCCTTCGAGGCGCTCTGA